One stretch of Desulfurobacterium atlanticum DNA includes these proteins:
- a CDS encoding efflux RND transporter periplasmic adaptor subunit, giving the protein MKKVITIIVLLVVIFAGVKLVKKRKAEIEKLSVPTIPQITVKTITPQRGKVVSSAIFTGKAEYKDKVFVATKLSGYIQKVYVSEGENINKGQILATIDSKEIISGINQLEKNKEAIKKAIESLELGLKAANVELKFAKDRYTRIKTLYEAGGASKEQLEAAETELNLKKIKVKTAVKNIEAKEKELESVEEVIKGKKSLLQYTTITSPVNGVVGTVFVKNGNLAVPGKPIMTILSGKPKVTFLFPDKNLIKPGMKVEIKEYGRGKITKIYPETKNGLFIAEVKPEKNIPDGALLTLKVLIKEAEGTVIPLNALIETDNGTFVVVKTDKGFEKKRVNVIATDISKAVISPGITSPIAIGSESKLLRLIAGGER; this is encoded by the coding sequence ATGAAGAAAGTCATCACTATAATTGTTCTTTTAGTAGTAATTTTTGCAGGAGTAAAACTTGTTAAAAAGAGAAAAGCTGAAATTGAAAAACTCTCTGTTCCAACAATACCTCAAATAACAGTTAAAACCATTACGCCACAAAGAGGAAAAGTTGTAAGTAGTGCAATATTTACAGGAAAAGCAGAATATAAAGATAAAGTATTTGTAGCAACGAAACTTTCAGGCTACATTCAAAAAGTATATGTCAGCGAAGGAGAAAATATTAATAAAGGACAGATTTTGGCTACTATAGATTCAAAAGAGATAATAAGTGGAATAAATCAACTTGAGAAGAACAAAGAAGCTATTAAAAAAGCGATAGAGTCTCTTGAACTGGGATTAAAAGCGGCTAATGTTGAACTTAAGTTTGCAAAAGACAGATACACCAGAATAAAAACTCTCTACGAAGCAGGAGGAGCATCGAAAGAGCAACTTGAAGCAGCGGAAACAGAACTAAACCTTAAAAAAATAAAGGTGAAAACAGCAGTAAAAAATATAGAGGCAAAGGAGAAAGAACTTGAATCTGTAGAAGAGGTGATAAAAGGAAAAAAGTCTCTTCTTCAGTACACCACCATAACTTCTCCGGTTAATGGAGTGGTTGGAACAGTTTTCGTTAAAAACGGTAATCTTGCAGTTCCCGGGAAACCTATAATGACAATTTTGTCTGGAAAACCTAAAGTAACCTTCCTTTTCCCTGATAAAAATCTCATAAAACCCGGAATGAAGGTTGAAATAAAAGAATACGGCAGGGGAAAAATAACAAAGATTTATCCAGAAACAAAAAACGGTCTTTTCATAGCTGAAGTGAAACCTGAAAAAAATATCCCTGATGGTGCACTTTTAACATTGAAAGTGTTAATAAAAGAAGCTGAAGGAACCGTTATTCCGCTAAACGCACTGATAGAAACAGATAACGGAACCTTTGTGGTTGTTAAAACTGATAAAGGTTTTGAAAAAAAGAGAGTAAATGTGATAGCAACGGATATATCAAAAGCCGTGATATCTCCTGGGATAACATCTCCAATAGCCATCGGCAGTGAATCTAAACTTTTAAGACTTATAGCAGGTGGTGAAAGATGA
- a CDS encoding efflux RND transporter permease subunit: MIKILLKRPYFIYSFLALFLFLGIYGYNNINRKLFPDSNRPEVAVVIVEPGASAKEIASNIVVPVERELYTLDRIRRVYSTTIDEVTVIHAEFNYGKDIGTATTEVTQAVSKIRSDLPPDIREPQIYRIDSTLQPIVVISVSSKKLPLTDIREIAENDIKNTLLQVEGVANVDIFGGYKKEVMVIPDKKLLDKYNLSPAIIVATLSKHNRDFAIGSIENNFSKVLLKIKGKRDVLESIKNIPITSSIKLKDVAKVHFGHYENTALYYGNQNPAIALAVQRESDADVVKTIEKVEKTLKEMEKRYPSLHFEITDTQKDTIVQSTTNMFESLRDAIIMSTIVVFFFLASFRQVLVVLFTIPLVYASTVALMWITGIEFNVVTLTAIILALGLLLDDAVVVMENIERHYRELKKPIRRAVIEGTEEIMFSDLAGTITTMAALFPILFVGDYPQTIFRPLAGTLLLALAASYIISITAVPLLSMRLLAIKHPLILKFEEVFEKVISKLNNSFRMFFHNLVKAGIENRAVAGSYLLGLILLFVISVKGLMPIIGKELMPPMDTGIVKIGITVDPNLTIEDSKKVLEKTLKAIYSSGKVIRVSSSIGSEAGVLSIGSGGGIDSISITATYVNRFERKKTIWEIERELRRKIARIPNIEQFTVSDYGATALSSIKGNIDVTLYSSNFDSLEKAGKYVEKAIYSTKGITCVARSWNKNKKVYVLKVNEEKALSYGLTPEEIAFQLTQLLRGIKATSFPVINSKDFSIRVWMDKNSRDSVKTVENTLIQTKFGKIPLSTVAKVEAVYEPNVITREKLFYTLDIYGFREKAAITHIMDSFDKAFKKYETKIPPDVKLEQNGDVKQFTDSAKRMVRAIGFAVLLIFFVLVPMFNSVKAPLLIIVSIPLTLIGAAWSLLLFDYHISMPAMMGFVLLSGIIVNNAILLIDFALNGIKKGLTPKEAILESIKIRTRPVLMTAFATTAGMLPVAMGNAIGLERLAPLGAVAIGGLIVGTFLTLVFIPLLFIYTYKEAN, from the coding sequence ATGATAAAGATCCTACTTAAAAGACCCTACTTTATATACTCTTTTCTTGCACTATTTCTCTTTCTTGGAATTTACGGATACAACAACATAAACAGAAAGCTGTTTCCCGATTCAAACCGTCCAGAAGTTGCAGTGGTTATTGTTGAACCGGGAGCTTCAGCCAAGGAGATAGCTTCAAATATTGTCGTTCCTGTAGAGAGGGAACTTTACACCCTTGATAGAATCAGAAGAGTTTACTCCACAACAATAGACGAAGTTACCGTGATTCACGCAGAGTTTAACTATGGAAAAGATATAGGGACAGCCACTACAGAGGTAACTCAGGCAGTATCAAAGATTAGAAGTGATTTACCGCCGGACATCAGAGAGCCTCAAATTTACAGAATAGACAGTACACTCCAACCTATCGTTGTAATTTCAGTATCATCAAAAAAGCTTCCCCTCACAGATATAAGAGAGATAGCGGAAAATGATATAAAAAATACTCTCCTTCAGGTAGAAGGGGTTGCAAATGTTGACATTTTTGGTGGTTACAAGAAGGAAGTAATGGTAATTCCTGATAAGAAACTACTTGATAAGTATAATCTCTCTCCAGCAATTATAGTTGCAACACTTTCAAAGCACAATAGGGACTTTGCCATAGGTTCAATAGAAAACAATTTTTCAAAGGTTTTGTTAAAAATAAAAGGGAAACGGGATGTCCTTGAAAGTATTAAAAACATTCCAATAACTTCCTCTATCAAATTGAAAGACGTAGCAAAGGTGCATTTTGGCCACTATGAAAATACCGCTCTTTATTACGGCAACCAGAACCCCGCCATTGCACTTGCAGTTCAGAGAGAATCGGATGCTGACGTTGTAAAAACTATTGAAAAAGTAGAAAAAACTCTAAAAGAGATGGAGAAAAGATATCCATCTCTTCACTTTGAAATAACAGATACACAGAAAGATACAATAGTGCAAAGTACAACGAATATGTTTGAATCTCTGCGAGATGCAATAATAATGTCCACCATAGTGGTGTTTTTCTTTCTCGCAAGTTTCAGACAGGTTCTTGTTGTTCTCTTCACAATTCCTCTTGTTTACGCTTCAACTGTAGCTCTTATGTGGATTACAGGGATAGAATTCAATGTGGTTACCCTCACTGCAATTATACTTGCCCTCGGACTTTTACTTGACGATGCTGTTGTAGTTATGGAAAACATAGAAAGACACTATAGGGAATTGAAAAAACCTATACGCAGGGCTGTTATTGAAGGAACAGAAGAGATAATGTTTTCAGACCTTGCCGGAACAATAACAACAATGGCTGCACTATTTCCTATTCTTTTTGTTGGTGATTATCCGCAGACAATATTCAGACCCCTTGCTGGCACTTTACTTCTTGCCCTTGCTGCTTCATACATTATCTCAATAACAGCAGTTCCCCTTCTATCCATGAGACTTCTTGCAATAAAACATCCGTTAATACTGAAATTTGAAGAAGTGTTTGAAAAGGTCATCTCAAAATTGAATAACAGTTTTAGAATGTTCTTCCATAACCTAGTAAAAGCAGGAATTGAAAATAGAGCAGTAGCTGGAAGCTACCTTTTGGGATTAATACTACTATTTGTTATAAGTGTCAAAGGGCTAATGCCTATAATCGGAAAGGAACTAATGCCCCCGATGGATACAGGAATAGTTAAAATAGGCATAACTGTTGATCCAAACCTGACAATTGAGGACAGCAAAAAAGTCCTTGAGAAAACATTAAAAGCAATCTACTCCAGCGGGAAAGTTATAAGGGTTTCCTCTTCTATAGGAAGTGAAGCGGGAGTTTTATCCATAGGGAGTGGAGGTGGCATAGACTCCATATCTATAACAGCTACCTATGTAAATCGTTTTGAACGAAAGAAAACCATCTGGGAAATAGAAAGAGAGTTGAGAAGAAAAATAGCCCGAATTCCGAACATTGAACAGTTTACAGTATCCGACTACGGAGCAACAGCCCTTTCAAGTATTAAAGGAAACATAGACGTTACTTTATATTCCTCAAACTTTGACTCTCTTGAAAAAGCCGGAAAGTATGTTGAAAAAGCTATCTACAGCACTAAAGGAATAACCTGTGTAGCAAGGAGCTGGAATAAAAACAAAAAAGTTTATGTTCTCAAAGTTAATGAAGAGAAAGCGCTATCTTACGGTTTGACTCCCGAAGAGATAGCTTTTCAACTTACACAGCTTTTAAGAGGGATAAAAGCAACTTCCTTTCCAGTGATAAACTCCAAAGATTTCTCCATTAGAGTATGGATGGACAAAAACAGCAGAGATTCTGTTAAGACTGTAGAGAACACACTGATTCAAACAAAATTTGGAAAAATTCCCCTTTCAACAGTTGCAAAAGTTGAAGCAGTATATGAACCAAATGTTATAACAAGAGAGAAGCTGTTTTATACTCTTGATATTTATGGTTTCAGAGAAAAAGCAGCAATCACTCACATAATGGACAGTTTTGATAAAGCGTTTAAAAAGTATGAAACTAAAATTCCTCCAGATGTAAAACTTGAGCAAAATGGTGATGTAAAGCAGTTTACAGATTCAGCTAAAAGAATGGTAAGAGCCATAGGATTTGCGGTGCTTCTTATATTCTTTGTTCTTGTTCCGATGTTTAATTCAGTGAAGGCACCTCTTCTTATAATAGTATCCATTCCTTTAACATTAATAGGTGCTGCGTGGTCTCTTCTACTGTTCGACTATCACATCTCAATGCCTGCAATGATGGGATTTGTTCTTTTAAGTGGTATTATCGTTAACAACGCAATTTTACTGATAGACTTTGCGCTTAATGGCATTAAGAAAGGACTAACTCCAAAAGAAGCGATTCTTGAAAGTATAAAAATAAGAACAAGACCTGTTCTTATGACAGCTTTTGCAACAACAGCCGGTATGCTTCCAGTAGCCATGGGAAATGCTATAGGACTTGAAAGGCTTGCTCCACTTGGAGCGGTAGCCATCGGTGGACTTATTGTTGGAACATTCCTTACACTTGTATTTATTCCGCTTCTATTTATCTACACGTATAAAGAAGCAAATTGA
- a CDS encoding phosphoglucomutase/phosphomannomutase family protein, giving the protein MAIKFGTDGWRGVIADDFTFENLKKVTLAHAKVLKEDGAKRVVVGYDMRFLSPEFGKFVAELLSGEGFEVSLSDTFSPTPAVSYATKYLEFDNGIVITASHNYGKYNGYKVKEAFGGAARTVYVKRIEEKLKNVDEKSGGKGEIELLDINTPYIEGVRNQIDLSLFREREVKIVHDAMFGAQQGFVSKALEGTKATVAQIHSYRDPLFNNKHPEPIVEKNIRTLMEKVRATKSDIGIAHDGDGDRVGIVDEKGNFVNSQIVYALILLHLLRNKGLKGGCVVKTVSTGYLVNRICEAFGIELVETPVGFKNITEVMLEKKVLFGGEESGGYALIDYLPERDGLLMGLYVVEKMIVEGKTVSQMVDALFEEFGSAYYRRIDLPVTEKEREKLKELISSPPSEVEGKKVKKALTIDGLKLIFEDDSWLLFRPSGTEPVFRTYAEAPTPSEVEKLISTGVNLIKGV; this is encoded by the coding sequence GTGGCTATAAAGTTTGGGACTGATGGTTGGAGAGGTGTTATTGCTGACGATTTTACGTTTGAAAATTTAAAAAAAGTTACTCTTGCTCATGCCAAAGTTTTAAAAGAGGATGGGGCAAAGAGAGTTGTTGTTGGTTATGATATGAGGTTTCTCTCTCCCGAGTTTGGAAAGTTTGTTGCAGAGCTTCTCTCAGGTGAGGGGTTTGAGGTTTCTCTTTCTGATACTTTCTCTCCAACTCCTGCGGTTTCCTATGCAACAAAGTATCTTGAATTTGATAACGGTATAGTTATTACAGCTTCTCACAACTACGGAAAGTATAACGGTTATAAGGTTAAAGAAGCGTTTGGAGGGGCAGCGAGAACAGTTTACGTTAAACGAATAGAGGAAAAGTTGAAAAATGTGGATGAAAAAAGCGGTGGTAAGGGAGAGATAGAGCTTCTTGATATCAACACTCCTTATATTGAAGGTGTGAGAAACCAGATTGACCTTTCTCTTTTTAGAGAGAGAGAAGTTAAGATAGTTCACGACGCTATGTTCGGGGCACAACAGGGTTTTGTTTCAAAAGCTCTGGAAGGAACAAAGGCCACTGTAGCACAGATTCACAGCTATAGAGATCCTCTCTTTAATAATAAACATCCTGAGCCTATAGTGGAGAAAAACATAAGAACTCTTATGGAGAAGGTAAGAGCAACTAAAAGTGATATAGGTATAGCCCACGACGGTGATGGTGATAGAGTGGGAATTGTTGATGAGAAAGGAAATTTTGTTAACTCTCAGATAGTTTATGCTCTGATTCTTCTTCACCTTTTAAGGAATAAAGGTTTAAAAGGTGGTTGCGTTGTGAAAACCGTTTCTACAGGTTATCTTGTAAATAGAATATGTGAAGCTTTTGGAATAGAGCTTGTTGAAACACCGGTAGGATTCAAAAACATTACAGAGGTTATGCTTGAAAAGAAGGTTCTTTTTGGTGGTGAAGAGAGCGGAGGTTATGCTCTGATAGATTACCTACCTGAGAGGGACGGCCTTTTAATGGGGCTTTATGTTGTTGAGAAGATGATTGTTGAAGGTAAAACGGTTTCTCAGATGGTTGATGCTCTGTTTGAGGAGTTTGGCTCTGCTTACTACAGGAGGATAGATCTCCCTGTTACAGAAAAAGAAAGGGAAAAATTAAAAGAGCTTATCTCTTCTCCGCCTTCTGAAGTTGAAGGAAAGAAGGTAAAAAAAGCCCTTACAATAGATGGATTAAAGCTTATCTTTGAGGATGATTCGTGGCTTTTATTCAGACCTTCAGGAACAGAGCCTGTATTCAGAACTTATGCTGAAGCACCTACTCCTTCGGAAGTTGAAAAACTTATTAGCACGGGAGTTAATCTTATAAAGGGGGTTTAA